A portion of the Sabethes cyaneus chromosome 3, idSabCyanKW18_F2, whole genome shotgun sequence genome contains these proteins:
- the LOC128744734 gene encoding ral GTPase-activating protein subunit beta isoform X1 has protein sequence MYSEWASLVPTITENISNAQSQSVLGKFGIAGGRDVAAVVVKQLAGNLGITNVAEPSTLVSDQEVQWCMDVICHGLSLPLAEHDIIKDCVNIYCEWVTALLPQTKISVPKPICDDPNTYVRKIIKHLYNLFVPRPGEDWPFIYQEELGTDTINRQAVFCHRVLRTLQDTAQNSKILSVETWEALLLFLLAINEILLAPPIVKDDVGDQLCERVLSVLFEVWLLACSRCFPSPSLWKTFQESCAAWRHRIALVEQWNRVNLVLTAKLLEFTYGPAFPEMKIMEEDANLIPAGMTNDGIAQSWIRFLKILGAPTDLCCPQVISRTPQFIQAVLLNTDGIEPHYHPCLLQLPQIFLKTMKGIAGLVDAFLGLTKSSFSGLTSSRAAANQPNSIPQSSSLPSSGFSSMLSLCQENRYPLAANRPRCNSILHLFGEWLFDAAHIGGETWIQNMKKRAAEAKRRPSSMIMDNRKGSLSQPPSLSEMSDVPPGLTIDKYESGKAEAVGALCRIFCAKKTGEEILPVYLARFYMALQQGLRLNDTKECEETLASILYNSSDLFRIDLEGIQVLLPSFIAALEQILPEKELKMRSQNVIVNKTELRRAAINVLLSILALPLHFQTLPIRDITGGPADKMINFIQLKPRLINILMNALQVESDAQNTHMLLGGLHLCVQDSGSFEEMELGGGGDVLHGTHPQANDSNLLSSACSEKSTYSINSANSSIGGNSTATLSNEPSSLPAFDDFSSDIIHDLELSSSAVYDSGHALFVRATYLVCHRLISSWKTDLNVSLAALELLSGLAAMRIKDSDALECKRAVKWICDYICYQCSRPPPAHSKDLHSTIVAAFQCTSAWLMHHPYLLQDKECLTTVLEVVELGISGSKSVGKPGEPVKHKDEKELKPASMRVRDAAENLLTLILEQIDYFPNECGKQSLSSLLDEVVLAKHSNTTDEHTAEISQEQALRKFKYFVTENSTILALFEEPLGNDQDPQPTVTILIRGPFGRHAWTMQLRHLSRSKSGTKYHAPNPGRPVPMNDIMIRQEMEYKYFPDSVDRIPPCVVDYSIPTLDSTEQKVGNQATKHLARLLEDQLVYEKLSWAQTECSVDGLGHAQEATPPNVCHEFQAARLFLAHFGFLSIGDNNDGQRLLTALDASKPEFCHDLKMLDKMSPRTCDTIHVFYVKAGQTSEVDIIGNMDPENLANIDVHFWNVLYTLGWPVNVEEHAGWTGFINSSWKIPKENKNRRKKQSFGSSNIEDLQLNGEKKVLYWADVASEIAIVVPNRQNRSEITLEDSHDGMPTTTYERSVSEIQASKAASSKTRQFSLENEPGRLGSTSSKSADPIPPVRRRTGAAKPATLYTAPTAKILLVWLESFEDHLTFPIDDLLHYTRAGYSAAHGPITPLNASECHVIFLHALNSGLLRVKLHGPVGRMNFAIPLIDGMVVSRRVIGSLIRQTAYNMAKRRRLDNDSYQPPHVRRRIKVQEMMQKYKKDMSEPELLADLFKASI, from the exons ATGTACTCCGAGTGGGCCTCACTGGTGCCGACAATTACGGAAAACATCAGCAACGCCCAGTCGCAAAGCGTTCTCGGTAAGTTCGGTATCGCTGGCGGTCGTGATGTGGCAGCCGTAGTCGTGAAGCAGCTGGCTGGAAATCTCGGCATTACCAACGTGGCCGAACCGAGCACGCTGGTGTCCGATCAGGAG GTTCAATGGTGCATGGACGTAATTTGTCACGGGCTGTCACTCCCGCTGGCCGAGCATGATATTATCAAGGATTGTGTGAATATCTATTGCGAGTGGGTGACGGCTTTGTTGCCGCAGACGAAAATTAGTGTTCCGAAGCCGATCTGCGATGATCCGAACACCTACGTGCGGAAGATCATCAAGCATCTGTACAATTTGTTTGTTCCACGACCGGGCGAAG ATTGGCCTTTTATCTATCAAGAAGAGTTAG GGACGGACACGATAAATCGGCAGGCCGTGTTCTGCCATCGAGTGCTTCGAACTTTGCAGGATACAGCGCAAAACTCGAAAATTTTATCGGTTGAAACATGGGAGGCGCTGCTTCTGTTCCTGCTGGCGATTAACGAGATTTTGCTAGCTCCACCCATCGTTAAGGATGACGTCGGCGATCAGCTGTGCGAACGGGTGCTAAGTGTGTTGTTCGAAGTTTGGTTGCTGGCCTGCAGCCGATGCTTTCCTTCGCCTTCGCTGTGGAAAACATTCCAGGAATCTTGCGCCGCTTGGCGCCACCGAATCGCCCTGGTGGAACAATGGAATCGAGTCAATCTTGTGCTAACAGCCAAACTGCTAGAATTTACGTATGGACCGGCGTTTCCGGAAATGAAAATAA TGGAAGAAGATGCCAATTTGATTCCGGCTGGAATGACCAACGACGGTATAGCTCAATCGTGGATACGATTTCTGAAGATATTGGGTGCACCGACCGATCTGTGCTGTCCGCAGGTGATCAGTCGCACGCCGCAGTTCATTCAGGCTGTGCTTCTGAATACGGATGGAATTGAGCCGCACTATCATCCCTGTTTGCTGCAGTTACCGCAAATCTTTCTGAAAACCATGAAGGGAATCGCCGGACTGGTTGATGCTTTTCTAG GTCTCACAAAAAGTTCATTCAGTGGTCTGACCAGCAGCCGAGCGGCTGCGAACCAACCGAATTCCATTCCGCAATCATCTTCGCTACCATCGTCAGGATTTTCAT CAATGCTCTCATTATGCCAGGAAAATCGTTACCCGCTGGCTGCCAACCGGCCACGCTGCAACAGCATTCTACACCTGTTCGGAGAATGGCTTTTCGATGCTGCCCACATCGGCGGTGAAACGTGGATCCAAAATATGAAGA aaCGTGCAGCCGAAGCGAAGCGTCGCCCTTCGTCGATGATAATGGACAACCGCAAGGGTAGCCTCTCGCAACCGCCGTCGCTTTCCGAGATGAGTGACGTTCCACCCGGGCTAACGATCGACAAGTACGAATCGGGCAAGGCGGAAGCCGTCGGTGCGTTGTGTCGTATTTTCTGCGCCAAGAAAACGGGCGAAGAAATCCTGCCCGTCTATTTGGCTCGTTTCTATATGGCCCTGCAGCAGGGCCTACGGCTAAATGACACGAAAGAATGCGAGGAAACGCTGGCAAGCATTCTGTACAATTCGTCCGATCTCTTTCGGATCGATTTGGAAGGCATTCAGGTGCTGCTGCCTTCGTTCATTGCCGCACTGGAGCAGATTCTGCCCGAGAAGGAGCTGAAAATGCGATCCCAAAATGTGATTGTTAACAAAACTGAGCTCAGACGAGCCGCAATCAATGTACTACTGTCGATTCTGGCACTTCCGTTGCACTTCCAGACGCTCCCCATTCGGGATATTACCGGAGGTCCAGCTGATAA aaTGATAAACTTCATTCAGTTGAAACCGCGGCTGATCAACATACTGATGAATGCCCTTCAGGTAGAAAGCGATGCacaaaacacccatatgctgCTTGGAGGACTACACCTATGCGTACAGGATTCCGGTTCGTTCGAAGAAATGGAACTGGGCGGTGGCGGAGATGTACTGCACGGTACCCACCCGCAGGCTAACGATTCCAACTTGCTCAGCTCAG CATGCTCGGAGAAAAGTACGTACTCGATCAATAGCGCCAACTCGAGCATCGGAGGCAACAGCACCGCCACGCTTAGCAATGAGCCCTCTAGTTTGCCGGCTTTCGATGATTTCTCATCCGACATTATTCATGATTTAGAGTTGAGTTCGTCTGCAGTTTATG ACAGCGGCCACGCTCTTTTCGTCCGGGCAACCTACCTGGTGTGTCACCGGTTGATTTCTTCCTGGAAGACCGACTTGAATGTTTCGTTGGCCGCATTGGAGCTGCTGTCCGGTTTAGCCGCCATGCGTATTAAGGATTCCG ATGCTCTCGAATGCAAGCGTGCTGTAAAGTGGATTTGTGACTACATCTGCTATCAGTGCTCAAGACCTCCGCCGGCGCACAGTAAGGACCTGCACAGCACCATCGTGGCAGCGTTTCAGTGCACTTCAGCCTGGTTGATGCACCATCCGTACCTGCTGCAGGACAAGGAGTGTCTAACAACGGTGCTGGAGGTGGTGGAGTTGGGTATTTCCGGTTCCAAGAGCGTAGGAAAACCCGGTGAACCGGTTAAGCACAAGGACGAGAAAGAACTGAAACCGGCATCGATGCGTGTGCGAGATGCTGCCGAGAACTTGCTGACTCTGATTCTGGAACAGATCGACTATTTCCCCAATGAGTGTGGAAAGCAATCGTTGTCCTCGTTGCTTGATGAGGTCGTTCTCGCCAAACATTCGAATACGACCGATGAACACACAGCGGAGATTAGCCAGGAGCAGGCGCTTcgcaaatttaaatattttgttaCGGAAAACTCCACCATTTTGGCACTGTTCGAGGAACCACTGGGAAACGATCAGGATCCACAGCCAACCGTTACAA TATTAATTCGTGGTCCCTTCGGACGGCACGCCTGGACGATGCAGCTGCGGCACTTATCTCGAAGCAAATCCGGTACGAAGTACCACGCTCCTAATCCAGGTCGACCGGTTCCGATGAACGACATAATGATTCGCCAGGAAATGGAATACAAATACTTCCCCGACTCGGTGGACCGTATTCCACCTTGTGTAGTAGATTACTCTATTCCGACGCTGGATTCGACTGAACAGAAAGTTGGTAACCAAGCCACTAAACATTTGGCGCGTCTGCTGGAAGACCAATTGGTGTACGAAAAACTATCCTGGGCTCAAACGGAATGCTCGGTTGATGGGCTGGGTCATGCTCAGGAGGCGACTCCCCCGAATGTGTGTCACGAGTTTCAAGCAGCGCGCCTGTTTCTCGCCCATTTCGGGTTTCTTTCGATCGGagacaacaacgacggtcaGCGACTGCTGACCGCATTGGATGCTTCCAAGCCCGAATTTTGTCACGATCTAAAAATGCTGGACAAAATGAGTCCACGCACTTGTGACACCATTCATGTGTTTTATGTGAAAGCTGGACAGACGTCCGAAGTGGACATCATCGGTAACATGGACCCGGAAAATTTGGCCAACATTGATGTTCATTTTTGGAATGTCCTATACACGCTTGGTTGGCCTGTTAACGTAGAAGAACACGCTGGTTGGACCGGGTTTATCAACAGTAGTTGGAAAATCcccaaagaaaacaaaaaccgtCGAAAGAAACAATCCTTCGGTTCGTCCAACATCGAAGACCTACAACTGAACGGAGAGAAAAAAGTCCTTTACTGGGCGGACGTGGCTTCCGAGATTGCTATTGTCGTTCCGAATCGCCAAAATCGCAGTGAAATTACGCTGGAAGATTCCCACGACGGAATGCCCACTACGACATACGAGCGAAGTGTCAGTGAAATCCAAGCCTCGAAGGCAGCTTCCAGCAAAACACGTCAATTCTCGCTGGAAAACGAACCCGGTCGGTTAGGAAGCACAAGCAGCAAATCGGCTGATCCCATTCCACCGGTACGCAGACGAACGGGAGCTGCCAAACCGGCAACGCTTTACACTGCTCCGACGGCAAAAATTCTGCTCGTATGGTTGGAGAGCTTCGAAGATCACCTAACATTCCCGATCGATGATTTGTTGCATTACACTCGAGCCGGCTATTCGGCCGCGCACGGTCCCATTACGCCGCTGAATGCCAGCGAATGTCACGTCATATTTCTGCATGCTCTAAATTCCGGACTGCTGCGGGTCAAATTGCATGGACCCGTCGGCCGGATGAACTTTGCTATACCGCTGATCGATGGAATGGTGGTCAGCCGGCGGGTAATTGGTTCGCTCATTCGTCAAACGGCTTACAATATGGCCAAACGAAGACGGCTGGATAATGATTC aTATCAACCCCCTCACGTGCGGCGACGGATTAAGGTCCAGGAGATGATGCAAAAGTATAAGAAGGATATGAGCGAACCGGAACTGTTGGCAGATCTTTTCAAAGCATCTATTTAA
- the LOC128744734 gene encoding ral GTPase-activating protein subunit beta isoform X2: MYSEWASLVPTITENISNAQSQSVLGKFGIAGGRDVAAVVVKQLAGNLGITNVAEPSTLVSDQEVQWCMDVICHGLSLPLAEHDIIKDCVNIYCEWVTALLPQTKISVPKPICDDPNTYVRKIIKHLYNLFVPRPGEGTDTINRQAVFCHRVLRTLQDTAQNSKILSVETWEALLLFLLAINEILLAPPIVKDDVGDQLCERVLSVLFEVWLLACSRCFPSPSLWKTFQESCAAWRHRIALVEQWNRVNLVLTAKLLEFTYGPAFPEMKIMEEDANLIPAGMTNDGIAQSWIRFLKILGAPTDLCCPQVISRTPQFIQAVLLNTDGIEPHYHPCLLQLPQIFLKTMKGIAGLVDAFLGLTKSSFSGLTSSRAAANQPNSIPQSSSLPSSGFSSMLSLCQENRYPLAANRPRCNSILHLFGEWLFDAAHIGGETWIQNMKKRAAEAKRRPSSMIMDNRKGSLSQPPSLSEMSDVPPGLTIDKYESGKAEAVGALCRIFCAKKTGEEILPVYLARFYMALQQGLRLNDTKECEETLASILYNSSDLFRIDLEGIQVLLPSFIAALEQILPEKELKMRSQNVIVNKTELRRAAINVLLSILALPLHFQTLPIRDITGGPADKMINFIQLKPRLINILMNALQVESDAQNTHMLLGGLHLCVQDSGSFEEMELGGGGDVLHGTHPQANDSNLLSSACSEKSTYSINSANSSIGGNSTATLSNEPSSLPAFDDFSSDIIHDLELSSSAVYDSGHALFVRATYLVCHRLISSWKTDLNVSLAALELLSGLAAMRIKDSDALECKRAVKWICDYICYQCSRPPPAHSKDLHSTIVAAFQCTSAWLMHHPYLLQDKECLTTVLEVVELGISGSKSVGKPGEPVKHKDEKELKPASMRVRDAAENLLTLILEQIDYFPNECGKQSLSSLLDEVVLAKHSNTTDEHTAEISQEQALRKFKYFVTENSTILALFEEPLGNDQDPQPTVTILIRGPFGRHAWTMQLRHLSRSKSGTKYHAPNPGRPVPMNDIMIRQEMEYKYFPDSVDRIPPCVVDYSIPTLDSTEQKVGNQATKHLARLLEDQLVYEKLSWAQTECSVDGLGHAQEATPPNVCHEFQAARLFLAHFGFLSIGDNNDGQRLLTALDASKPEFCHDLKMLDKMSPRTCDTIHVFYVKAGQTSEVDIIGNMDPENLANIDVHFWNVLYTLGWPVNVEEHAGWTGFINSSWKIPKENKNRRKKQSFGSSNIEDLQLNGEKKVLYWADVASEIAIVVPNRQNRSEITLEDSHDGMPTTTYERSVSEIQASKAASSKTRQFSLENEPGRLGSTSSKSADPIPPVRRRTGAAKPATLYTAPTAKILLVWLESFEDHLTFPIDDLLHYTRAGYSAAHGPITPLNASECHVIFLHALNSGLLRVKLHGPVGRMNFAIPLIDGMVVSRRVIGSLIRQTAYNMAKRRRLDNDSYQPPHVRRRIKVQEMMQKYKKDMSEPELLADLFKASI; this comes from the exons ATGTACTCCGAGTGGGCCTCACTGGTGCCGACAATTACGGAAAACATCAGCAACGCCCAGTCGCAAAGCGTTCTCGGTAAGTTCGGTATCGCTGGCGGTCGTGATGTGGCAGCCGTAGTCGTGAAGCAGCTGGCTGGAAATCTCGGCATTACCAACGTGGCCGAACCGAGCACGCTGGTGTCCGATCAGGAG GTTCAATGGTGCATGGACGTAATTTGTCACGGGCTGTCACTCCCGCTGGCCGAGCATGATATTATCAAGGATTGTGTGAATATCTATTGCGAGTGGGTGACGGCTTTGTTGCCGCAGACGAAAATTAGTGTTCCGAAGCCGATCTGCGATGATCCGAACACCTACGTGCGGAAGATCATCAAGCATCTGTACAATTTGTTTGTTCCACGACCGGGCGAAG GGACGGACACGATAAATCGGCAGGCCGTGTTCTGCCATCGAGTGCTTCGAACTTTGCAGGATACAGCGCAAAACTCGAAAATTTTATCGGTTGAAACATGGGAGGCGCTGCTTCTGTTCCTGCTGGCGATTAACGAGATTTTGCTAGCTCCACCCATCGTTAAGGATGACGTCGGCGATCAGCTGTGCGAACGGGTGCTAAGTGTGTTGTTCGAAGTTTGGTTGCTGGCCTGCAGCCGATGCTTTCCTTCGCCTTCGCTGTGGAAAACATTCCAGGAATCTTGCGCCGCTTGGCGCCACCGAATCGCCCTGGTGGAACAATGGAATCGAGTCAATCTTGTGCTAACAGCCAAACTGCTAGAATTTACGTATGGACCGGCGTTTCCGGAAATGAAAATAA TGGAAGAAGATGCCAATTTGATTCCGGCTGGAATGACCAACGACGGTATAGCTCAATCGTGGATACGATTTCTGAAGATATTGGGTGCACCGACCGATCTGTGCTGTCCGCAGGTGATCAGTCGCACGCCGCAGTTCATTCAGGCTGTGCTTCTGAATACGGATGGAATTGAGCCGCACTATCATCCCTGTTTGCTGCAGTTACCGCAAATCTTTCTGAAAACCATGAAGGGAATCGCCGGACTGGTTGATGCTTTTCTAG GTCTCACAAAAAGTTCATTCAGTGGTCTGACCAGCAGCCGAGCGGCTGCGAACCAACCGAATTCCATTCCGCAATCATCTTCGCTACCATCGTCAGGATTTTCAT CAATGCTCTCATTATGCCAGGAAAATCGTTACCCGCTGGCTGCCAACCGGCCACGCTGCAACAGCATTCTACACCTGTTCGGAGAATGGCTTTTCGATGCTGCCCACATCGGCGGTGAAACGTGGATCCAAAATATGAAGA aaCGTGCAGCCGAAGCGAAGCGTCGCCCTTCGTCGATGATAATGGACAACCGCAAGGGTAGCCTCTCGCAACCGCCGTCGCTTTCCGAGATGAGTGACGTTCCACCCGGGCTAACGATCGACAAGTACGAATCGGGCAAGGCGGAAGCCGTCGGTGCGTTGTGTCGTATTTTCTGCGCCAAGAAAACGGGCGAAGAAATCCTGCCCGTCTATTTGGCTCGTTTCTATATGGCCCTGCAGCAGGGCCTACGGCTAAATGACACGAAAGAATGCGAGGAAACGCTGGCAAGCATTCTGTACAATTCGTCCGATCTCTTTCGGATCGATTTGGAAGGCATTCAGGTGCTGCTGCCTTCGTTCATTGCCGCACTGGAGCAGATTCTGCCCGAGAAGGAGCTGAAAATGCGATCCCAAAATGTGATTGTTAACAAAACTGAGCTCAGACGAGCCGCAATCAATGTACTACTGTCGATTCTGGCACTTCCGTTGCACTTCCAGACGCTCCCCATTCGGGATATTACCGGAGGTCCAGCTGATAA aaTGATAAACTTCATTCAGTTGAAACCGCGGCTGATCAACATACTGATGAATGCCCTTCAGGTAGAAAGCGATGCacaaaacacccatatgctgCTTGGAGGACTACACCTATGCGTACAGGATTCCGGTTCGTTCGAAGAAATGGAACTGGGCGGTGGCGGAGATGTACTGCACGGTACCCACCCGCAGGCTAACGATTCCAACTTGCTCAGCTCAG CATGCTCGGAGAAAAGTACGTACTCGATCAATAGCGCCAACTCGAGCATCGGAGGCAACAGCACCGCCACGCTTAGCAATGAGCCCTCTAGTTTGCCGGCTTTCGATGATTTCTCATCCGACATTATTCATGATTTAGAGTTGAGTTCGTCTGCAGTTTATG ACAGCGGCCACGCTCTTTTCGTCCGGGCAACCTACCTGGTGTGTCACCGGTTGATTTCTTCCTGGAAGACCGACTTGAATGTTTCGTTGGCCGCATTGGAGCTGCTGTCCGGTTTAGCCGCCATGCGTATTAAGGATTCCG ATGCTCTCGAATGCAAGCGTGCTGTAAAGTGGATTTGTGACTACATCTGCTATCAGTGCTCAAGACCTCCGCCGGCGCACAGTAAGGACCTGCACAGCACCATCGTGGCAGCGTTTCAGTGCACTTCAGCCTGGTTGATGCACCATCCGTACCTGCTGCAGGACAAGGAGTGTCTAACAACGGTGCTGGAGGTGGTGGAGTTGGGTATTTCCGGTTCCAAGAGCGTAGGAAAACCCGGTGAACCGGTTAAGCACAAGGACGAGAAAGAACTGAAACCGGCATCGATGCGTGTGCGAGATGCTGCCGAGAACTTGCTGACTCTGATTCTGGAACAGATCGACTATTTCCCCAATGAGTGTGGAAAGCAATCGTTGTCCTCGTTGCTTGATGAGGTCGTTCTCGCCAAACATTCGAATACGACCGATGAACACACAGCGGAGATTAGCCAGGAGCAGGCGCTTcgcaaatttaaatattttgttaCGGAAAACTCCACCATTTTGGCACTGTTCGAGGAACCACTGGGAAACGATCAGGATCCACAGCCAACCGTTACAA TATTAATTCGTGGTCCCTTCGGACGGCACGCCTGGACGATGCAGCTGCGGCACTTATCTCGAAGCAAATCCGGTACGAAGTACCACGCTCCTAATCCAGGTCGACCGGTTCCGATGAACGACATAATGATTCGCCAGGAAATGGAATACAAATACTTCCCCGACTCGGTGGACCGTATTCCACCTTGTGTAGTAGATTACTCTATTCCGACGCTGGATTCGACTGAACAGAAAGTTGGTAACCAAGCCACTAAACATTTGGCGCGTCTGCTGGAAGACCAATTGGTGTACGAAAAACTATCCTGGGCTCAAACGGAATGCTCGGTTGATGGGCTGGGTCATGCTCAGGAGGCGACTCCCCCGAATGTGTGTCACGAGTTTCAAGCAGCGCGCCTGTTTCTCGCCCATTTCGGGTTTCTTTCGATCGGagacaacaacgacggtcaGCGACTGCTGACCGCATTGGATGCTTCCAAGCCCGAATTTTGTCACGATCTAAAAATGCTGGACAAAATGAGTCCACGCACTTGTGACACCATTCATGTGTTTTATGTGAAAGCTGGACAGACGTCCGAAGTGGACATCATCGGTAACATGGACCCGGAAAATTTGGCCAACATTGATGTTCATTTTTGGAATGTCCTATACACGCTTGGTTGGCCTGTTAACGTAGAAGAACACGCTGGTTGGACCGGGTTTATCAACAGTAGTTGGAAAATCcccaaagaaaacaaaaaccgtCGAAAGAAACAATCCTTCGGTTCGTCCAACATCGAAGACCTACAACTGAACGGAGAGAAAAAAGTCCTTTACTGGGCGGACGTGGCTTCCGAGATTGCTATTGTCGTTCCGAATCGCCAAAATCGCAGTGAAATTACGCTGGAAGATTCCCACGACGGAATGCCCACTACGACATACGAGCGAAGTGTCAGTGAAATCCAAGCCTCGAAGGCAGCTTCCAGCAAAACACGTCAATTCTCGCTGGAAAACGAACCCGGTCGGTTAGGAAGCACAAGCAGCAAATCGGCTGATCCCATTCCACCGGTACGCAGACGAACGGGAGCTGCCAAACCGGCAACGCTTTACACTGCTCCGACGGCAAAAATTCTGCTCGTATGGTTGGAGAGCTTCGAAGATCACCTAACATTCCCGATCGATGATTTGTTGCATTACACTCGAGCCGGCTATTCGGCCGCGCACGGTCCCATTACGCCGCTGAATGCCAGCGAATGTCACGTCATATTTCTGCATGCTCTAAATTCCGGACTGCTGCGGGTCAAATTGCATGGACCCGTCGGCCGGATGAACTTTGCTATACCGCTGATCGATGGAATGGTGGTCAGCCGGCGGGTAATTGGTTCGCTCATTCGTCAAACGGCTTACAATATGGCCAAACGAAGACGGCTGGATAATGATTC aTATCAACCCCCTCACGTGCGGCGACGGATTAAGGTCCAGGAGATGATGCAAAAGTATAAGAAGGATATGAGCGAACCGGAACTGTTGGCAGATCTTTTCAAAGCATCTATTTAA